A genomic segment from Paenibacillus phoenicis encodes:
- a CDS encoding MarR family winged helix-turn-helix transcriptional regulator — protein MQHESRKPILISSLKIIENQASKIGDLHLKEVGLTHSQANLILFLAHHADRKIRQRDIEVALNLTNPTVSGLIKRLEQKQFIVRSEDPEDSRARIILLTEKAKLLVDQIFEHIHQTETKLLEGFAEEEVKLVSSLLRRIAENALKNF, from the coding sequence ATGCAGCATGAAAGCAGAAAACCAATCCTGATATCTTCTTTGAAGATCATCGAGAATCAGGCTAGCAAAATCGGAGATCTTCACCTGAAGGAAGTTGGATTAACGCATAGTCAAGCCAACTTGATCTTATTTCTGGCTCATCACGCGGATCGAAAAATCCGCCAGCGGGATATTGAGGTTGCTCTCAATTTAACAAACCCAACGGTGAGCGGATTGATTAAACGGCTGGAACAGAAACAATTTATCGTACGATCTGAAGATCCGGAGGATTCGCGAGCGCGGATTATTTTGCTGACGGAAAAGGCGAAACTATTGGTGGATCAGATCTTTGAACATATACATCAAACAGAAACCAAACTGCTTGAAGGGTTTGCTGAGGAGGAAGTGAAGCTCGTGTCGAGCCTGCTAAGACGAATTGCCGAAAATGCGCTCAAAAATTTCTAA
- a CDS encoding extracellular solute-binding protein: MQKKSFVLLSVTLLVSLLLSACSAGTKSGSSGSEGSTKPLEVSIMTMYYTPEPPGPDNVVVKEFEKRTNTKLNITWVSPNNYGDKVNVTLASGDIPDLILLDDPFNAQVRGMVAQGAFWDLTPYLQDYPNLMQYPKESWENTKQADGKNYGIPRPRPTDGGGFTYLRKDWLDKLKLDVPTTTDELYEVLKAFVEQDPDGNGKKDTIGYIGFVDQNGMANFGQLQNSFTQVNGEWKLIDGKLVNVNLLPEVRESLVWLNRAYTEKLIPEDFAVLKNTQSKDLLKSNRGGGFQDTVEAAWEPTEELRKTIPEADFLPLVSLNGYSNKDSGFFGMFAIPKTVPEDKMKQLLKLMDYGASQEGSDLANFGFKDVHYTEENGIKLATPQAQKDIVAQQALGQIFLKYDPYLRAYRTGMPLDVLERNKKIIDEKAKISIGDPAIGLYSETSTLVGTELRKKIQDMKTKVMMGKEPISAWDEYVEKLKADPDLLKITEEMNEAYQKRAKSE; the protein is encoded by the coding sequence ATGCAAAAAAAGAGTTTCGTCTTGTTGAGTGTCACCTTGCTCGTGAGTCTGTTGCTATCCGCTTGTTCAGCTGGCACGAAGTCGGGATCCAGCGGTTCGGAGGGCTCGACCAAGCCGCTGGAGGTAAGCATTATGACCATGTATTACACGCCGGAGCCTCCGGGACCGGATAATGTGGTCGTCAAAGAATTCGAGAAGCGGACCAATACCAAGTTGAATATCACCTGGGTCTCTCCCAATAACTATGGGGATAAAGTGAATGTCACCTTGGCTTCCGGCGATATTCCGGATCTCATCCTGCTGGATGACCCGTTTAATGCGCAAGTGCGGGGGATGGTGGCGCAAGGTGCCTTCTGGGATCTGACCCCGTATCTTCAGGACTACCCGAACTTAATGCAGTACCCCAAAGAATCCTGGGAAAACACGAAGCAGGCTGACGGTAAAAACTACGGCATCCCGCGTCCGCGCCCTACCGATGGCGGAGGGTTCACTTACCTGCGTAAGGACTGGCTGGATAAGCTGAAGCTGGACGTTCCAACCACGACCGACGAGCTCTATGAAGTGCTTAAAGCGTTCGTTGAGCAAGACCCGGACGGAAATGGGAAGAAGGATACGATCGGGTATATCGGGTTTGTGGATCAAAACGGGATGGCCAATTTCGGTCAGCTTCAGAACAGCTTCACCCAAGTGAACGGCGAGTGGAAGTTGATCGACGGCAAGCTGGTAAACGTCAACCTGTTGCCTGAAGTCAGAGAGAGTCTGGTTTGGCTGAATCGGGCTTATACGGAAAAGCTGATTCCGGAGGATTTTGCCGTATTAAAAAATACGCAGTCCAAGGACTTGCTCAAATCGAATCGCGGCGGCGGGTTCCAGGATACGGTGGAGGCGGCTTGGGAGCCTACGGAAGAGCTGCGTAAAACGATTCCTGAAGCCGACTTCCTGCCCTTGGTTTCGCTGAACGGGTATTCCAATAAAGACAGCGGATTTTTCGGGATGTTTGCGATTCCCAAAACCGTTCCCGAAGACAAAATGAAGCAGCTGCTGAAGCTGATGGATTATGGGGCAAGCCAGGAAGGAAGCGACTTGGCCAACTTCGGCTTCAAGGATGTGCACTATACCGAGGAGAACGGCATCAAATTAGCGACGCCGCAAGCCCAGAAGGATATTGTCGCTCAGCAGGCGCTGGGTCAAATTTTTCTGAAATATGATCCCTACCTCCGGGCTTATCGTACAGGAATGCCGCTTGATGTCCTGGAACGGAACAAGAAAATTATCGACGAGAAAGCGAAAATCAGCATTGGGGATCCGGCGATCGGACTGTATTCGGAGACCAGCACCTTAGTAGGGACGGAGCTGCGCAAGAAAATTCAAGATATGAAAACCAAGGTGATGATGGGGAAAGAACCGATCAGCGCTTGGGATGAATACGTGGAGAAATTGAAGGCGGATCCGGATTTGCTCAAAATTACCGAAGAGATGAACGAAGCCTATCAGAAACGTGCAAAAAGTGAATAA
- a CDS encoding sodium-dependent transporter, which yields MKTTQTQLGQGRNERFSSAGFILAAIGSSVGLGNMWKFPYITGEHGGAAFFLLFIICLILIGLPLLLAELAIGRAGRGSASTSFVKAGGPKVFGRLGLLQVIAPFLILSFYVIVAGWTLHYAVQSFSGSLYVNSDYSGQFGSFTQGLMPLVWQAVSVLVTAIVVGKGISGGIEKFNKVLIPGLVVLLIILMIRALTLPGAGEGVSFFLQPDFSKLSPEAALVALGHAFFSLSLGMGILLTYGAYVDKRQSLGTATLAIGAGDLVYAFIAGLIIFPTTASFGLESNAGPSLVFIALPAAFSAMPFGAFFGGLFFILLAIAALTSAVSLLEVPVTYVMDRWGWGRGMSVTIISVLVLLVGLPSVLSFGVVPALMDMGGKNFFDWLDFITSNILLPVGGLITTLFVGYFWKNAAEAAGLKSGWFRLWLFMVRYIAPVLVVLVLLHTTGVIKF from the coding sequence ATGAAAACAACACAAACTCAGCTAGGCCAAGGGCGGAATGAGCGTTTCTCTTCTGCCGGTTTTATCTTGGCTGCGATTGGCAGTTCCGTAGGTCTCGGAAATATGTGGAAATTCCCGTATATTACGGGCGAACACGGAGGGGCTGCCTTCTTCCTTCTCTTTATTATCTGTTTGATCTTGATTGGCTTGCCTCTGCTGTTGGCGGAGCTGGCCATTGGGCGGGCAGGACGCGGAAGTGCGTCTACCTCCTTTGTTAAAGCCGGCGGTCCTAAAGTGTTTGGCCGTCTCGGGCTGCTGCAAGTCATCGCTCCATTTCTCATCCTGAGCTTCTATGTCATCGTTGCCGGCTGGACGCTTCATTATGCTGTTCAGTCCTTCAGCGGAAGTCTATATGTCAATTCCGACTATAGCGGGCAATTCGGCTCGTTCACCCAAGGCCTGATGCCGCTCGTATGGCAAGCGGTGTCTGTGCTGGTTACCGCCATTGTGGTAGGGAAAGGGATCTCCGGCGGCATTGAAAAGTTCAATAAAGTGCTGATTCCGGGTCTTGTTGTTCTTCTGATCATTTTGATGATTCGGGCATTAACCTTACCGGGAGCTGGGGAGGGCGTCTCCTTCTTCCTTCAACCGGATTTCTCGAAGCTGAGTCCGGAGGCGGCTTTGGTTGCGCTGGGACATGCCTTCTTCTCGTTATCGCTGGGGATGGGGATTTTGCTCACCTACGGGGCTTACGTAGATAAGCGTCAATCCCTTGGCACGGCCACGCTGGCGATCGGGGCAGGGGACTTGGTCTATGCGTTTATTGCGGGGTTGATCATTTTCCCGACGACCGCTTCTTTTGGCTTAGAGTCCAACGCCGGGCCGTCCTTGGTCTTCATCGCGCTGCCGGCTGCGTTCTCGGCTATGCCGTTTGGCGCCTTCTTCGGCGGGTTGTTCTTCATCCTGCTGGCGATTGCAGCATTGACCTCTGCGGTATCGCTGCTGGAAGTGCCGGTTACCTACGTGATGGACCGTTGGGGCTGGGGCCGCGGAATGTCCGTGACGATCATCAGCGTCCTCGTTCTGTTGGTCGGGCTGCCCTCCGTCTTGTCCTTTGGCGTCGTACCTGCTTTGATGGACATGGGCGGGAAGAACTTCTTCGACTGGCTTGATTTCATTACCTCGAATATTTTGCTGCCGGTGGGCGGCTTGATTACGACCCTCTTTGTAGGGTACTTTTGGAAAAATGCCGCGGAAGCTGCCGGGCTCAAGTCCGGTTGGTTCCGGTTATGGCTGTTTATGGTTCGGTATATCGCGCCGGTACTCGTCGTGCTTGTGCTGTTGCATACCACCGGAGTGATCAAGTTTTAG
- a CDS encoding AraC family transcriptional regulator has product MKKSHFFRRSLFLVLCVTSLPTVIIGITFYIAGRAYMENEITRHHDALLVKTIDRMNENLAQLELAATQWSLDSRLDGRLGEIDLIDEYNVTHNLYRFLGVMKGAYPLIDQVYLYLDRQKPVIVSDIEGIVPVTDVRQQKQFHGLLQQGRAEFWQFDLTKVNGKGAGPYVALVHKLPSIGKPYGALIFYLDQSKLVQMVEGMSVDNEGASFLMGKDGSLLVSPSSLNRKNAELELAVQESVMLRKEKTGSYLFEWKDKSYLISYGEYSRLGEPWRYVTTMQLSQLTAPIVIISRIILGMGGVGLIVACLFSWMASHRLYRPIRRLVRLVKTQKPDPGSEVGDELDYIANQWNHLSEERKALETKLKQAYPSLRAAFMMQLVQGHVYSLKEPEIRARLETFGWSSESQWFGLMLARVTGVSKADNRFMENDEYLVSFAAANIAQEMVRSRGIQAEIIHFHDLTVGILLSFPSETRKPHVKEELFSLAEDLVRTISSLLKMQTTICIGRLTNEIKDIPEMLPFLQNAILYRDLKEQCQVLDLEEILPYTPQEVHYPFALEKELLQALRMGQCEQAMQLIEAFISELVLHSGKEKLLKEGVMQVLGSIMHTLLETGYQPHQLYEGDNPFEQLNQIREPEQIVRFFQQKIILPYAQKLSEDQTARAKPLIEQVTAMLKDQFAEGISLEACAHHFNTTPYTLSRLFKQVTGMNFIDYLTALRIDKAKELLSDSDMKVNEIAEQVGLQPSYFIRLFKRFEQITPGQYREKIMK; this is encoded by the coding sequence ATGAAGAAGAGCCATTTTTTTCGAAGAAGCTTATTTTTGGTGTTATGTGTCACCAGCCTGCCCACCGTGATTATAGGGATTACGTTCTACATCGCTGGCCGTGCCTATATGGAAAATGAAATCACGCGTCATCATGACGCTTTATTGGTGAAGACAATTGATCGAATGAACGAAAATTTAGCCCAACTGGAGCTGGCTGCGACGCAGTGGTCCTTGGACAGTCGTCTGGACGGAAGGCTCGGAGAGATTGATTTAATTGACGAATATAACGTGACGCATAACCTTTATCGTTTTTTGGGGGTCATGAAAGGAGCCTATCCTTTAATTGACCAAGTCTATTTGTATTTAGACCGGCAGAAGCCGGTGATCGTATCGGATATTGAAGGGATCGTCCCAGTGACCGATGTCCGGCAACAGAAGCAATTTCACGGGTTGCTGCAGCAAGGCAGAGCGGAGTTTTGGCAGTTCGACTTAACGAAGGTAAACGGAAAAGGGGCAGGCCCTTATGTGGCTCTCGTCCATAAGCTGCCGAGTATCGGCAAGCCATACGGCGCGCTGATTTTTTATTTGGATCAGTCGAAGCTGGTGCAAATGGTGGAAGGCATGTCGGTTGATAATGAGGGCGCTTCCTTTTTGATGGGGAAGGATGGCTCGCTGCTGGTCTCCCCGTCGTCCCTGAACCGGAAGAATGCGGAGCTGGAGCTTGCCGTGCAGGAGAGCGTCATGCTGAGGAAGGAGAAGACCGGCTCTTATCTATTTGAATGGAAAGATAAATCCTATTTGATCTCTTACGGGGAATATTCCCGCTTAGGCGAACCTTGGAGATACGTCACCACGATGCAGCTGTCGCAACTCACCGCGCCGATCGTGATTATCTCCCGAATTATTTTGGGGATGGGAGGCGTCGGGCTGATCGTGGCTTGTCTGTTCTCCTGGATGGCTTCGCATCGGCTCTACCGTCCAATCCGCCGGTTGGTTCGCCTGGTCAAAACGCAGAAGCCGGACCCCGGGTCTGAGGTAGGAGATGAATTGGACTATATCGCCAACCAGTGGAACCATTTGAGCGAAGAACGTAAAGCCTTGGAGACGAAGCTGAAGCAAGCGTATCCCTCGCTGAGGGCCGCTTTTATGATGCAGCTGGTGCAGGGGCATGTTTACTCGCTGAAGGAGCCGGAAATCCGTGCAAGGTTAGAGACCTTTGGATGGTCATCGGAATCGCAGTGGTTTGGGCTTATGCTGGCGCGGGTCACGGGGGTGTCCAAAGCAGACAACCGTTTTATGGAGAACGATGAATATCTGGTCTCCTTCGCCGCGGCCAACATCGCACAGGAAATGGTGCGAAGCCGGGGCATTCAGGCGGAAATTATCCATTTCCATGACCTCACCGTGGGGATCCTGCTCTCTTTTCCGTCCGAAACAAGAAAACCGCATGTCAAGGAAGAGCTGTTCAGCTTGGCGGAGGATTTAGTCCGTACAATCAGTTCGCTGCTTAAGATGCAAACGACGATTTGCATTGGCCGGTTAACCAACGAGATCAAGGATATTCCGGAAATGCTGCCGTTTCTCCAGAACGCGATTCTTTATCGGGATCTAAAGGAACAATGCCAGGTGCTTGATTTAGAGGAGATTCTGCCCTATACGCCACAAGAGGTTCATTATCCCTTTGCTTTGGAGAAGGAACTGCTTCAAGCGTTGCGGATGGGGCAATGCGAGCAGGCGATGCAGCTGATCGAGGCATTTATCTCGGAGCTGGTCCTGCATTCGGGCAAAGAGAAGCTGCTGAAGGAAGGCGTGATGCAGGTGCTGGGAAGCATCATGCATACGTTATTGGAGACCGGCTACCAGCCTCACCAGTTATACGAAGGTGACAACCCGTTTGAGCAATTAAATCAAATTCGGGAGCCGGAGCAGATCGTGCGTTTTTTTCAACAAAAAATCATCCTCCCGTATGCGCAGAAGTTAAGCGAGGATCAGACGGCCCGAGCGAAGCCGCTCATCGAACAGGTGACGGCAATGCTGAAGGATCAGTTCGCAGAAGGGATTTCGCTCGAAGCGTGCGCGCATCATTTTAATACAACGCCATATACGCTTAGCCGCTTGTTCAAACAGGTGACCGGCATGAATTTCATCGATTATTTAACGGCCCTCCGGATCGATAAGGCGAAGGAACTGCTCAGCGACTCGGATATGAAAGTGAATGAGATTGCAGAGCAGGTTGGGTTACAACCTTCCTATTTTATTCGGCTATTTAAAAGGTTTGAACAGATTACGCCGGGACAATACCGTGAGAAAATCATGAAATAA
- a CDS encoding ABC transporter permease, protein MASSLEPITKRTTPVTRARSHRLRQIGKILIRDKFLYVLALPGLLYFLIFKYVPMWGIIISFQNYSPYQGVLASPWVGLEHFRRFFSNPDFFMLFRNTLAINTLSLIFFFPLPILLSLMLNEVRQQAYKKIVQSIVYLPHFLSWVIIVGITFILFSTGDGAVNQMLVSLGFEKIDFLTSKNYFWAMLTAQSIWKDAGWGTIIFLAAMASIDPQLYEAAKIDGAGQFRQMWNVTLPGIRSVIVILLILRMGHIMDVGFEQVFLMMNGAVSEVADVFDTYVYRLGVKQGQFSYSTAVGLFKSMVGLILVIGTNKLAKKFGEEGVY, encoded by the coding sequence ATGGCTTCCTCCTTGGAACCGATTACAAAACGGACAACGCCTGTAACCAGGGCCCGCAGTCACCGGCTGCGACAAATTGGGAAAATCCTGATCCGGGATAAATTCCTTTATGTGTTGGCACTACCGGGCCTGCTGTACTTTCTGATCTTCAAATACGTTCCGATGTGGGGAATCATCATCTCATTTCAGAACTATTCGCCTTATCAGGGGGTGTTGGCCAGTCCTTGGGTGGGACTGGAGCATTTCCGGCGGTTTTTCTCCAATCCTGATTTCTTTATGTTGTTTCGAAATACGCTCGCAATTAACACGTTGTCGCTCATCTTCTTTTTTCCGCTGCCCATTCTACTCTCCTTGATGCTCAACGAAGTGAGGCAGCAGGCTTATAAGAAAATTGTACAATCCATCGTTTATCTGCCGCATTTCTTATCTTGGGTCATTATTGTAGGGATTACCTTCATTTTGTTCTCAACGGGAGATGGAGCGGTTAATCAAATGTTGGTGAGTTTGGGCTTTGAGAAAATCGATTTTCTCACCAGTAAAAATTATTTCTGGGCCATGCTCACCGCCCAATCCATCTGGAAGGATGCCGGGTGGGGAACGATTATCTTCTTAGCAGCGATGGCCAGCATAGATCCGCAGCTCTACGAGGCGGCCAAAATCGATGGGGCGGGCCAGTTCCGCCAAATGTGGAATGTTACGCTGCCCGGCATCCGCTCGGTCATTGTGATTTTGCTGATTCTGCGCATGGGTCACATTATGGATGTCGGCTTCGAGCAAGTGTTCCTCATGATGAACGGGGCCGTCTCAGAGGTGGCCGACGTCTTCGATACGTATGTGTATCGTCTAGGCGTGAAGCAGGGACAATTTAGTTACAGTACGGCCGTTGGTTTATTTAAGTCGATGGTGGGATTGATTCTCGTCATTGGGACGAACAAGCTGGCTAAGAAGTTTGGCGAGGAAGGGGTGTACTAA
- a CDS encoding carbohydrate ABC transporter permease, which produces MSYRSRDRMFQAVNAILLGIISLITFFPLYYVFVVSFTEPSAYRSSELQLFPKQWSLDSYKYLMSTNAFLNATGNSVFLALVGTALSLLITSCLAYAISRKRLLGRKVIMLLILLTTLFNPGIIPPYLLVRDLHLINSIWSLILPVLTNGWYVLLMKGFFDSIPTSLEEAARIDGCNDVSVWYRVILPLSLPSLAAFGLFYAVAYWNTFFTALLYINEFSKQPLQVLLQNMLIDASTAAGGSVAAEMMSEQRIPPETLKMAAVVIATVPILLVYPFLQKHFAKGAMVGSVKE; this is translated from the coding sequence ATGAGTTATCGCAGCCGTGATCGGATGTTTCAAGCCGTTAATGCCATCCTGCTCGGCATCATCAGCCTGATTACGTTTTTTCCGTTATACTACGTGTTTGTCGTTTCGTTTACGGAACCGTCCGCGTACCGTTCCAGCGAACTTCAACTGTTTCCCAAACAGTGGAGCCTGGATTCTTATAAATACTTAATGTCCACCAATGCATTCTTAAACGCTACCGGCAACAGCGTCTTTCTGGCGCTGGTTGGCACGGCGCTTAGCTTGTTAATTACCTCTTGCTTGGCCTATGCGATTTCTCGTAAGCGCTTGCTGGGGCGGAAAGTCATCATGCTGCTGATCTTACTGACCACGTTGTTTAATCCTGGCATCATCCCGCCTTATTTGCTGGTCCGTGACCTGCACCTGATCAATAGCATTTGGTCCCTGATTCTCCCGGTGCTGACCAATGGGTGGTACGTCCTCCTGATGAAAGGATTTTTTGACAGTATCCCAACCAGTCTGGAGGAGGCGGCCCGAATTGACGGCTGCAATGATGTCAGCGTGTGGTATCGCGTCATTCTTCCCTTGTCGCTGCCTTCGCTGGCGGCATTTGGGTTGTTTTACGCCGTGGCTTATTGGAACACCTTCTTTACGGCGCTTCTTTATATCAACGAGTTCTCCAAGCAGCCTCTCCAAGTGTTGCTGCAAAATATGCTCATCGATGCTTCAACCGCTGCCGGGGGTTCCGTTGCGGCGGAAATGATGTCCGAGCAGCGAATTCCGCCGGAGACGCTGAAAATGGCGGCCGTAGTGATCGCGACCGTTCCGATTCTACTCGTGTATCCCTTTTTGCAGAAGCATTTTGCCAAAGGGGCCATGGTGGGTTCGGTCAAGGAATAG
- a CDS encoding DUF485 domain-containing protein, with protein sequence MAAKVAKGAKAAKAAKGKSYTEVWHSAKFKTLISRKKRFIIPSTVFFLLFYFALPIMTSYSEVLNQPAIGPISWAWLFAFAQFIMTWALCILYSRVARRFDRLADEIRREMGA encoded by the coding sequence ATGGCTGCGAAAGTTGCAAAAGGTGCGAAGGCCGCAAAAGCGGCGAAAGGGAAGAGCTATACCGAGGTGTGGCATTCCGCCAAGTTCAAGACGCTGATCTCCCGCAAGAAACGGTTCATTATTCCGTCGACTGTCTTTTTCCTGCTGTTTTACTTCGCGCTCCCGATCATGACCTCGTATTCGGAGGTATTGAATCAGCCGGCGATTGGCCCGATTTCCTGGGCATGGCTGTTCGCGTTCGCTCAGTTTATCATGACGTGGGCGCTGTGCATCCTGTACTCGCGTGTTGCGCGAAGGTTCGACCGGTTGGCGGATGAAATTCGGCGGGAAATGGGGGCGTAA
- a CDS encoding solute symporter family protein: protein MAFTLFCAIVLLTLVITYFAAKKTNNTSEFYTAGGGLKGWQNGTAIAGDYMSAASFLGIAGSIALVGFDGFFYSIGFLVAYLVVLYLVAEPLRNLGKYTVADMIASRFANKEVRGFAALNTIVISIFYMIAQLVGAGALIKLLLGLDYVTSVLIVGVLMTIYVVFGGMHATSWVQITKAILLMGGTFVISLMVFAKFDFSLTGMFEQMKTATPLMEKYLNPGNKYNVPLETISLNLALVLGTAGLPHILIRFFTVKDARTARSSVVYATWIIGIFYVMTIFLGFGAAAFVGTEEITAVDKAGNMAAPLLARALGGDFLFAFISAVAFATILAVVTGLVLSAASAFAHDFYGQIVRRGKASEGEQLRMARWASIGVSIISILLALFAQKMNVAFLVSLAFAVAASANLPIILFTVFWRRFNRTGAISGMLFGLFSTIILVALSPNVWDPEPGKAILTGTALFPMTNPGIISIPLGFLAAFVGTFLSREKDEAKYAEVLVKANTGA, encoded by the coding sequence ATGGCATTTACTTTATTTTGCGCGATTGTGCTGTTGACGTTGGTCATTACCTATTTTGCCGCGAAAAAAACGAACAACACCAGTGAATTCTACACCGCAGGCGGCGGGCTGAAGGGCTGGCAAAATGGAACCGCCATCGCCGGTGACTATATGTCGGCCGCGTCATTTCTCGGTATTGCCGGGTCGATCGCCTTGGTTGGGTTCGACGGATTCTTTTACAGCATCGGGTTTCTCGTTGCTTATCTTGTCGTGTTGTACCTGGTTGCGGAACCGCTGCGGAATCTGGGCAAGTATACCGTTGCTGACATGATTGCGTCCCGCTTTGCGAACAAGGAAGTCCGCGGCTTTGCGGCGCTGAATACGATTGTGATCTCGATCTTCTATATGATTGCGCAGCTTGTTGGAGCCGGGGCGCTGATCAAGCTCCTGCTGGGACTCGATTACGTCACTTCGGTGCTGATCGTTGGGGTGCTTATGACCATCTACGTTGTGTTTGGCGGGATGCATGCCACAAGCTGGGTGCAGATCACCAAAGCGATTTTGCTGATGGGCGGCACCTTCGTGATCTCGCTGATGGTCTTCGCCAAGTTTGATTTTAGCCTGACCGGCATGTTTGAGCAGATGAAGACCGCAACGCCACTCATGGAAAAGTACTTAAATCCGGGCAACAAATATAACGTGCCGCTGGAGACGATATCGCTTAACCTGGCATTGGTGCTGGGGACGGCGGGGCTGCCGCATATTTTGATCCGGTTCTTTACGGTGAAGGACGCCCGTACGGCTCGCAGCTCCGTGGTTTACGCGACTTGGATCATTGGGATCTTCTACGTGATGACGATCTTCCTTGGCTTCGGGGCCGCTGCGTTCGTTGGCACCGAGGAGATCACCGCCGTCGACAAAGCCGGCAATATGGCCGCTCCGCTGCTGGCTAGGGCGCTTGGCGGCGACTTCCTGTTCGCTTTTATCTCGGCGGTCGCGTTTGCGACGATCCTGGCTGTGGTCACCGGCCTTGTTCTGTCCGCAGCTTCGGCTTTTGCACACGACTTCTACGGACAGATCGTCCGCCGCGGCAAAGCGTCCGAAGGCGAGCAGCTGCGGATGGCTCGCTGGGCCTCGATTGGCGTATCGATCATCTCGATTCTGCTGGCTCTTTTTGCTCAGAAAATGAACGTGGCTTTCCTCGTCTCGCTGGCTTTTGCCGTTGCGGCAAGCGCTAATCTGCCGATTATCCTGTTCACCGTGTTCTGGCGAAGATTTAACCGCACGGGGGCGATATCCGGCATGCTGTTTGGTTTGTTCAGCACGATTATCCTTGTGGCGCTAAGTCCAAACGTCTGGGATCCGGAGCCGGGCAAGGCGATTCTGACCGGAACGGCTCTTTTCCCGATGACGAACCCGGGAATTATTTCCATCCCGCTTGGCTTTCTTGCTGCGTTTGTCGGCACCTTCCTGTCCCGCGAGAAAGATGAGGCGAAATACGCCGAGGTGCTGGTTAAAGCGAACACCGGAGCTTAA